Proteins co-encoded in one endosymbiont 'TC1' of Trimyema compressum genomic window:
- a CDS encoding EamA family transporter — protein sequence MYTDPAFTVLIAHFYLKEKITRAKLIAVILVIVGTVSVAVGAVGSRVSLLI from the coding sequence ATGTACACTGATCCAGCATTTACTGTTTTAATTGCTCATTTTTATTTGAAAGAAAAAATAACAAGAGCTAAGCTTATTGCAGTTATTTTAGTAATAGTAGGAACGGTATCCGTAGCAGTTGGTGCAGTTGGAAGTAGAGTTTCTCTTTTAATTTAG
- a CDS encoding EamA family transporter, with protein MLIATLAIAPAFPFYDWGIILGQDMNLLLIYGVGNYFFMKSMKYLEAGEVMIFANTEPVIGLVLAAIVLNERLMPLQIAGFLFILVASFLIAKSDKSYVSLEG; from the coding sequence ATTTTAATTGCAACATTAGCAATTGCACCTGCATTTCCCTTCTATGATTGGGGAATTATATTAGGTCAGGATATGAATTTGTTGTTAATATATGGCGTTGGCAATTATTTTTTCATGAAAAGCATGAAATATTTAGAAGCAGGGGAAGTTATGATTTTTGCTAATACAGAACCAGTGATTGGATTGGTTTTAGCGGCAATTGTTTTAAATGAAAGATTGATGCCTTTACAAATTGCAGGCTTTCTTTTTATTCTAGTGGCAAGTTTCTTAATTGCTAAGTCGGATAAATCCTATGTAAGCCTTGAAGGTTGA
- a CDS encoding trans-sulfuration enzyme family protein: protein MGKKTIAINGKNGEDYSYKKGVAEPLQLSSAFYFNSIEEAEAAFTCQSNDYVYTRGRNPVLDAFEERMTLLEEGSSSIAFASGMGAIATLLFSLLKSGDKMIAHSILYGSSYELIKKTLLDYGIEGVFINLKDEKAVKQALDESVKVIYFETPCNPTLDIISIERIRELVGENVLIVVDNTFATPFLQRPLNQGADFVVHSCTKYIGGHGDALGGVVVCKDKEQDSRIRFEYMCHFGTVMSPFNGWLFNRGLKTLGLRMEAHSKTAMTIAKFLEQHKAVKKVFYPGLESFKDYELAKKQMSNFGGMVSFLINENECQAIQLVESLDLFKLAVSLGDVESLVEHPMRMTHRGYSREERALFGIDYSLIRLSIGFEDCEDLISDLEKGLSKVK from the coding sequence ATGGGGAAAAAAACAATTGCTATAAATGGTAAAAATGGTGAAGATTATAGTTATAAAAAAGGGGTTGCTGAGCCTCTTCAATTATCTTCTGCTTTCTATTTTAATTCCATAGAAGAGGCTGAAGCAGCCTTTACTTGTCAGTCTAACGATTATGTTTACACCCGAGGTAGAAACCCTGTTTTAGATGCATTTGAGGAACGGATGACATTACTTGAAGAAGGGAGCTCTAGTATTGCTTTTGCTTCAGGAATGGGGGCTATTGCCACTCTTTTATTTTCTTTGCTAAAAAGTGGTGATAAAATGATTGCCCATTCAATTTTATATGGTAGTAGTTATGAGTTAATAAAAAAGACATTACTGGACTATGGAATTGAAGGGGTATTTATAAATTTAAAGGACGAGAAAGCTGTAAAGCAAGCCTTAGACGAATCGGTGAAAGTTATTTATTTTGAAACCCCTTGTAATCCCACTCTTGATATAATTTCTATTGAAAGAATCAGGGAATTAGTTGGGGAAAATGTTTTAATTGTTGTAGATAATACATTTGCTACTCCTTTTCTACAAAGACCATTAAATCAGGGGGCAGATTTTGTAGTTCACAGTTGTACTAAGTATATTGGCGGACATGGAGATGCTTTAGGTGGCGTTGTTGTCTGCAAAGATAAAGAACAGGATAGTAGAATTCGTTTTGAATATATGTGCCATTTTGGAACAGTTATGAGCCCTTTTAATGGATGGTTATTTAATAGAGGGTTAAAAACATTAGGTCTTAGAATGGAAGCACATTCTAAAACGGCTATGACAATTGCAAAATTTTTAGAGCAGCACAAAGCAGTGAAGAAAGTTTTTTATCCAGGATTAGAATCTTTTAAAGATTATGAGCTGGCAAAAAAACAAATGAGTAACTTTGGAGGAATGGTTTCCTTTCTTATAAATGAAAATGAATGTCAAGCGATTCAATTAGTGGAATCATTAGATTTATTTAAGTTAGCAGTTAGCTTAGGGGATGTGGAATCCCTAGTTGAACATCCTATGAGAATGACTCATAGAGGTTATAGTCGAGAAGAAAGAGCGCTATTTGGTATAGATTATTCATTAATTAGGTTGTCTATTGGATTTGAAGATTGTGAAGATTTAATAAGTGATTTAGAGAAAGGCTTGTCAAAAGTAAAATGA
- a CDS encoding EamA family transporter, producing the protein MATNKNRLKGFAFVMIATFVYGLQSVLARSVLVAGVAPVIMTGIKLLAGLVTVTVIVIVLRRKLHFDKKDLPQWIVFGVVGGTLFALTLINSYNILGAQSRCYLHVH; encoded by the coding sequence ATGGCTACTAATAAAAATCGATTAAAAGGATTTGCATTTGTGATGATTGCTACATTTGTTTATGGACTCCAAAGTGTCCTAGCAAGGTCTGTACTTGTTGCAGGTGTAGCGCCTGTTATAATGACAGGTATAAAACTTTTAGCAGGATTAGTAACAGTAACTGTTATTGTTATTGTTTTAAGAAGAAAGCTTCATTTTGATAAAAAAGATTTGCCCCAATGGATTGTGTTTGGTGTAGTTGGAGGCACTCTTTTTGCCCTTACGTTAATTAATAGCTATAATATTTTAGGAGCCCAGTCAAGGTGTTATTTACATGTACACTGA